atttcttggatccatgtagccgaccccattaagttgggataaggctttgttattgttgttgttaacCCCTATTCCATTTATTTCCATTGCTTTTGATCATTTACAGAGCAAAGAGAATTATATAATACATGCAATGGCAGCAGCTAATAACTCAGATCTGGTAACTGATCCAAAGCTCATATACCGCTGTAAAAAATGTCGAAGAATTGTTGCCGCACAGGAGAATATGGTTCTTCACGAACGTGGAGAGGGTGAAAAATGCTTTAAATGGAAAAAGAGATCTGGTGACGAAAGGGACAAGGAACCACCTGAGTGTTCATCCATATTTGTAGAGCCCATGAAGTGGATGCAAGCTGGTCATATTCCAATCTTCAGCAGTCAATTTCTCTctagggaaaaagaactctgTCCATGAGTGTGGCCTACGCCAGCTTCTATGTGtgcatctctctcctccccatgtGAAAAGACATCCTTCCCCTTTGTTTGggggttagagagagagacacacacagGGAACGCTGGCATAGGCTGTGCTCCCAGACAATGAAcaacttcccttctctttataAATGATGAACATATCCTCGGTAATGTTGCTTAATTCTTTATCTTAACCTGACCTTTGCAGTTGAAGGAGGTACTGTGGAAGACAAGCTGCAGTGTTTGGGTTGCAATGCACGTTTGGGCTCCTTCAACTGGTCTGGAATGCAGTGCAGCTGTGGGGCTTGGGTGACTCCAGCATTTCAGTTACATAATAGCCGGATAGATGAATGTCGTACGTGAACTCTGCCAATGATCTTGTGTGGTAGCTAAGCAATGTACTTGACTGCCATGAAAAAAACCAGTGAACA
This Macadamia integrifolia cultivar HAES 741 chromosome 10, SCU_Mint_v3, whole genome shotgun sequence DNA region includes the following protein-coding sequences:
- the LOC122091008 gene encoding probable inactive dual specificity protein phosphatase-like At4g18593: MAAANNSDLVTDPKLIYRCKKCRRIVAAQENMVLHERGEGEKCFKWKKRSGDERDKEPPECSSIFVEPMKWMQAVEGGTVEDKLQCLGCNARLGSFNWSGMQCSCGAWVTPAFQLHNSRIDECRT